In Isosphaera pallida ATCC 43644, the sequence ATCCCAACGGCTACCTGCGCCATGATACAGTTGGATGAAACGGACGCCGCGCTCGACCAGACGGCGGGCCAGCAGGCAAGTGCGGCCGAAGGGTGTGGTCACCGGGTCGTCCATGCCGTAGAGCGCTTTGGTCTCTTCGGTCTCGTTGCTGAGATCGACCGCCTCGGGCGCTTCGGCTTGCATTCGGAAGGCCAGTTCGTAGCTGCGGATGCGGGCTTCGAGTTCAGTTTGGTCAGGGTGAAGGGCGGCATAGTTGCGGTAGCGCCAGACGTGGGGGCGGTCGGCGTCCTGGCGATAGCCGTCCGATTCGGAATAGCGGACCAGATCAAGCCAGTGACGGGCCTGACGTTCGGCGTAGCGGGGGGAGGCCAACAGACGATCGACCAGCGCGGCGTAGGCGTCGGCCTCGGGCGTGGGGTCGTTCATGAAGGCGTCAATCTCTTCGGGGGAAGGAGGGAGTCCCCAGAGGTGGAAGGTCAGTTGGCGGCGAAGCGGGTGACAAGGGATCAGGAGGGTTCGACGCCGACCGTCTCAACGGCGGGAACGCCGTCGTCGCCGATAGCTTCGACAGGGCAGCCTTCAAGGGCTTCGCGGCAGCGCGCTTCCTCCTCGGGGGTCATCGGCTGACGTTGAACAAAACTATAACGTCCGGGGCGGTGGCGCGCAAAGTGACGAGGTGCGGTTTCTCGACAGAAATCGCAGTCGATGCAGGTGAGGTCCACATAAAAGCGGCCCGGACGGTTCTCGGGCACTTTCTGGTCGAGGTCGGCCATGACGCGGCGATCCGATTCGGGGCGGGAACCGAGGCGGGGGGACGCGAGAGAGGAGGATTTGGATGAGGAGGCGAGCGCGGCGTAACTAACAGTTCAGATAACCAGGCGCGCTCGCCTCCGCCGGATCAGTTTAGACCAATAGACAACGCGGTCGCGCGGCGCGTCGGCTTAGACAGTCTTGGCGTCGATCCAGGTCATGAGCGACCTCAGACGTTTGCCGACCTCCTCGATGGGATGCTGGCGTTCCCGACGCTTGATCGCGTTGAAGGTGGGGCGGTTAGCCTTGTTCTCCAGAATCCACTCCTTGGCGAACTGGCCAGACTGAATCTCATGCAGGATTTTGCGCATCTCGACGCGGGTTTGCTCGGTGATAATTCGGGGACCGCGGGTGTAGTCGCCGTATTCGGCGGTGTTGGAGATGCTGTAGCGCATGTAGTTGAGACCACCCTGGTAGAGCAGATCGACGATGAGTTTGAGTTCGTGCATGCACTCGAAGTAGGCGCTTTCGGGCTGATAGCCGGCTTCGACCAGGGTTTCGAAGCCCATTTTGACCAGGGCGCTGACGCCTCCGCATAGGACGACCTGTTCACCGAAGAGGTCGGTTTCGGTTTCCTCAGCGAAGGTTGTTTGGAGGACGCCGCCGCGGGTACCGCCGATTCCTTTGGCGTAGGCCAGCGCCTGGGCTTTGCCGGCGGGGGTGGTGGTTTCGGTGGTGGCGATTAGGCAGGGGACGCCGCCGCCCTTGACGAACTCAGAGCGGACCAGGTGGCCGGGACCTTTGGGGGCCACCAGGGCGCAATCGACCCCAGGGGGAGGGACGACCTGACCGAAGTGGATGTTGAATCCGTGCGAACAGAGCAACAGGTTGCCCGGTTTGAGATGAGGTTTGACGTCGCGCTCGTAGATGTCGCCCTGCACTTCGTCGGGCAGCAGAAGGTTGATGAGGTCGCCCGCTTGGGCCGCCTCAGCCGCGGAGACCGGTTGGAAGCCGTCCTTGACGGCCGCCTCGTAGTTGGCCGAGCCGGGGCGTTGGCCCACCACCACCTTCAAGCCGCTGTCCCGAAGGTTAAGCGCCTGGGCGTGGCCCTGACTGCCGTAGCCGATGATGGCAATCGTCTTGTCCTTAAGCAAACCGAGGTCGGCATCCTGATCGTAATACATCACCGCGGGCATCGCATCTCTCGCTTTTCTTCTCAACTCATCGCGCGACAATCTCGACGGACCGCGTCCGTCGCCGGCCGATTCCCAGGCGTTTTGAACGAGACGGGACGCCGGAGAATCGTTCCTGTTGCGTAAAACCAAACCATTAGCATACCGCATGTTCGTCGTGGCCGCTGGGGAGCCGCCACGACGCGACGAATGGACCGGACCAATCCAGGTGTGAATGTGAGGCGAGCCAGAGTCGAACTCGTCGGGCAAACCGGCACAGGACGATTCAATCGGTTCCGTACCGCGGTCACCGTCACAAGCTGGAGTGACCGACCACCACACCGCCGGGTTCAGGGGGGAGGGTGGCGCGATCGACCGGACGCACCGAGTCGCGCACCAGGGCAATGCGTCCGGTGCGGGCGAGTTCGGCAATGCCATAGGGCCGCATCAGTTCGATGAACGCCTCGACCTTTTTGGCGGTTCCTGAGACCTCCAGCATCATGAGGCTAGGTCCGACATCGACGACCCGAGCGCGGAAGTCGTCGGCCAGGCCGCGGATTTCTGAACGCTGCTCCGGGGTCGCCCGGACTTTGATGAGCATCAGGTCGCGCTCGACGAACTCTTCCTTGGAGATGTCCAGCACCTTGACGACGGTGACGATCTTTTCGAGCTGCTTGCGGACTTGTTCCAGGTGGCGGTCGTCGCCGACCACCACGAAGGTCATCCGCGAGAGTTCCGGCGTCTCGGTCTCGCCCACCGCCAAGCTGTCGATGTTGAAGCCCCGCGAGGCCAACATCCCCGCCACGTGCGACAGTACCCCCGGTTGGTTCATCACCAGCGCCGAGAGCACGTGACGACGCCAACCCGTGTCCTGCAACCCGTCACTCATCCAATCCATCCTTCACGCGGAAACACCAAATCGCGCCGGGATGGACCCCTGTGGTCCCTCCCCAACCCAAGGGCCGCTTGGTCGCTTGGAAAGGGAGACCAGCCCCACCGCGCCGTTGGGACAGATAGTCCGACAAACCCCTTCCCCAAGGCCCTGATTATAGACCCTCCACCGGGTTCTCCGCCACGAGCGTCCTTCCGATTCTCAACCTCCGCCCCAACCCCCGACACAAGCAGTCGGTCTGGCAACGCGGCGCGCGGGCGGATAAACTTCATCCGTCGGCGCGACGATCACGGCTGAAACCAACGGACGGAACCATGACGACACCAAATCCGCTCCGAACCTCTTTCAAAGTGATGTCGATCCGACTATTTTTATAGAACCATGATGTTTGTCAACTTGAACCAAGATGTAGGGTGGACAACAATGGCCAGCCGAGGCGTGCTTTCATGGGGGATGGTCGGTTTGCTCTCAATCCACGTGGGGTGGGCTTCGCCGGTTCGGATCGACGATCATGGCCGAGATCACGAGACTGAACTGGCTCGCATGGTGGGCGTGTGGACGGTGACCTCCTGGGAAGCCGAAGGCAACAAGCTGCCGGCCGCCTCGATCGAGGACGCCCGAATGACTATCCGTAAGGATGGCTCGTTCTCCGTGCGCTTGGGAGGCGCGAACCTGCGGGGGACCATCCGGTTCGATCCTTCCTCCAAACCGGCTAAGTTCGATGCGACAACGATTGACGAATCCGGTGAAGAGTCCTCGTTCGAAGGGATTTACAAAATTGAACTCAAAGAGGGATTCATCGTCTGGACCGTTTGCGTTGGAGCGCCGGGAGGTGGACGCCCCGTCGAGTTCGTCTCCGAGGCTGACGCGGGCACATCGTTGATGATCTTTCGCAAACCGTTGGAGTAATTCTGCCACGGATGGACGGTTGGCCTTGGAACTGATTGCTCCTTTGAAACCCTCACCTCTCCACGCTTATGGCTTCGTCAATCCCCGAGATCGCGGCGTTGGGTTTGGGAATGGGTTACACGCCAGGCTTTAGGGACGACCATCGCCCTCCTGCCTTGCGCCGAGTTGAGCGAGAAGGCGGGAGGGGCGATCCGGGGCAAGGTGGGTTGGGGATGGTCTAACGAGGTTTGCGTCGATCCGATCCGAGCGTGGCGACGCGGTGGGAGCGAACACGATCTTGGGCTGGGGCGTTGTTCAGGGGGTCATGCCGCCGAGAGCTTCGACATTGAGGCCGCGACTGGAGTTGATGGCGGAGAGCACTCCTTCGATGAGGCGTCGTTCGAGGTAGGAACGGAGACGGTCGTTTTCGACCTCGGCAATCCATTCCTGAGCCGCCTTGACCAAATTGCGTCGTCCCATCGACTCCGCGACCGCGCCGAGAGCTTGGGCGATGTTATACAGGTCGCCGTCGAGCAGAACGACCGCGGCGCGAGCGTCCTCAAAGCGTCCCACTGCGACGAGGACATCGACGAGCGCCCGGGCCAGGACGTTGCGGACGTCGCCAAGCGGCAGGGAAGCGATGGCGCGGGCGGCTTCGCTGAAGGCTTGGGTGGCGAGGTCGGCGTGGGCTTCCTGGGTTCGGGAGCGGGCCAGAACGTCGGCCAGAGCGAGGTACGCTTCAGAGCGGGCCTCGGGACCGGCGATGGCGCGGGCCAATTCGAAGGCCAGGGTGAACCGTTCGCTGCGAGCCGCGTTGCGGACCACTTCGAGCTTGGCGTTGTCTCGGAAGAGGGGCCATTCGGTCTGGAGGGCGATGTCGAAAGCCAGTTGAATGATGCGGTCGCCTCGTTCAATCAGCGCGTCGAGGTCGTCGGCGAGGTCGGGACGCCGTTCGGGGCCCAGGTTCAGAGGACTGAACATTTCCCGAGCCCGGTTGGAAAGCTCCTCGGCGATCAGCAGGCGACCCTCGTTGCGGTAAATGGGCGAGGTCATCGCTTTGATGAGGGTCGAGGCCTCCTCGCCGATCTTGAGAATCAGGTCAATGATTTGGAGGCGATCGACCTTGGAGGTTTCCTCATCCTCTGCGATGGGGATTGGTGCCAGGTCGGGAACGGCCTCGCGGAGCAACTCGGCGGTGAGTGCCATGAGATTTCGGATGATTCGTTCGAGTCGCAAGTCCCGTTCGCGTGAGGTATCAACACGCAAAGCGGCCTGACCGGCTTCGATGAGGGCGTCATAGGCCTCGTCGTAGCGTCCGACATAAGTCAACAGCGCGCCGACCTTCTCCAACGCACGAGCGCGGGCTCGGGGATCGACGATCGCTCGCGCGTTGGGCAACACCTCTTTTTCAAGCTCTTCGATTTGCTCCGTAGTGAGATTGGAGGAGTCGAAGTCGATCGGTTCGTCGTCGCCCGAGAGAGTGGTCCGTTCACCCTGAGCCAGGGGAGCGTTGGGCGGGGTGGTGGGGGCATCCGTCGCCGGGTTCGCCGGGCGGGAGGGGCCTGGAACGATTCGGGGCGCGGGCAGTTCCTGCCCACGGGTTCCCTCCGCGCTGGTTCCGACCAGGAGCAATCCCACCGTCCAAACCAAGGCCGCGTCCCACAACGATCTTGGACGCGGAGGGCTATTGCCGTCAATCAACAACGTCGGCATGAGTGAGCGTCCT encodes:
- a CDS encoding DUF1501 domain-containing protein; the protein is MIPCHPLRRQLTFHLWGLPPSPEEIDAFMNDPTPEADAYAALVDRLLASPRYAERQARHWLDLVRYSESDGYRQDADRPHVWRYRNYAALHPDQTELEARIRSYELAFRMQAEAPEAVDLSNETEETKALYGMDDPVTTPFGRTCLLARRLVERGVRFIQLYHGAGSRWDSHAQIEKNHAERCREMDKPVAGLLEDLKRRGLLESTLVVWGGEFGRTPQSEKGDGRDHNPYGFTMWMAGGGVPGGQVVGSTDEIGLHAVEDRLHVHDLHATILRLMGLDHTKLIYLHKGRPERPTVNEGEIAQAFLPPEFRHARTL
- the ilvN gene encoding acetolactate synthase small subunit, whose product is MSDGLQDTGWRRHVLSALVMNQPGVLSHVAGMLASRGFNIDSLAVGETETPELSRMTFVVVGDDRHLEQVRKQLEKIVTVVKVLDISKEEFVERDLMLIKVRATPEQRSEIRGLADDFRARVVDVGPSLMMLEVSGTAKKVEAFIELMRPYGIAELARTGRIALVRDSVRPVDRATLPPEPGGVVVGHSSL
- a CDS encoding ferredoxin: MADLDQKVPENRPGRFYVDLTCIDCDFCRETAPRHFARHRPGRYSFVQRQPMTPEEEARCREALEGCPVEAIGDDGVPAVETVGVEPS
- a CDS encoding TIGR03067 domain-containing protein is translated as MASRGVLSWGMVGLLSIHVGWASPVRIDDHGRDHETELARMVGVWTVTSWEAEGNKLPAASIEDARMTIRKDGSFSVRLGGANLRGTIRFDPSSKPAKFDATTIDESGEESSFEGIYKIELKEGFIVWTVCVGAPGGGRPVEFVSEADAGTSLMIFRKPLE
- the ilvC gene encoding ketol-acid reductoisomerase, with amino-acid sequence MPAVMYYDQDADLGLLKDKTIAIIGYGSQGHAQALNLRDSGLKVVVGQRPGSANYEAAVKDGFQPVSAAEAAQAGDLINLLLPDEVQGDIYERDVKPHLKPGNLLLCSHGFNIHFGQVVPPPGVDCALVAPKGPGHLVRSEFVKGGGVPCLIATTETTTPAGKAQALAYAKGIGGTRGGVLQTTFAEETETDLFGEQVVLCGGVSALVKMGFETLVEAGYQPESAYFECMHELKLIVDLLYQGGLNYMRYSISNTAEYGDYTRGPRIITEQTRVEMRKILHEIQSGQFAKEWILENKANRPTFNAIKRRERQHPIEEVGKRLRSLMTWIDAKTV